Proteins encoded by one window of Halichondria panicea chromosome 8, odHalPani1.1, whole genome shotgun sequence:
- the LOC135339658 gene encoding uncharacterized protein LOC135339658 isoform X2, with translation MANTHKGHSDSYWTLKMKEFAAGKPFGRGERPRKGTKWDLVSKEIERCPKHRNASNKDVLGRLIECTCGYHKPKTSTPPVASTSGGQKRPASVIPGQMTWEAPAKKRKGTQDPRFVPNFKAASHRTGSSLTALLPAAPTTTLPPTRTSAALPPTQTSAPLPPTSTFAPSLPPHTHTIIPHTHAHTLPPRATLPTTTPATLPSTTTSAPPPPTTTATLPTTTSATLPLTATTATSATLSPPLTTRELTPSPRKSNYSDRLPKYWKNHVCEADADWIGRQMFVAKGKLTDKLKIWWHPPSHDRIPSAQPHPEDYTLKRLCLWAPRMLWKVDFKCPQCTTTRYNLWSKGLYHNIRVVLDFKDRYYLAAEYYECRICKGTYAAWDHRILDQLDEGLRSHFPAVLTRQYGCDKSVITLLRSRTLGNSPSALRNKVWEVHSDHFLAQQLRYLSDCKRHRDGIGQHTTHCQYIEPPSLPPFPSREWFLAVYTRDVWNRLPLLLAAATSTYGSILKIDSTKKIAKKLQGAETDTANWATNVGNERGEVLVSILTDSESNESLARMANGLMGRYELAHISTPNVLYTNRDCCTQNGPSKYQALFSRWNGLEVRLDSWHFMRRLSGGCTSKSHPLYGTFMAKLSTAIFEWDETDYQRLVEAKLGEMMVAGLRNPSESAAKKAIKVAELARHCKRRTRGTAATIHLIESLLLTLKEATDSLGVPLIGEGMPEIWQEQRHHVACLQDVKDIHLYTVTGHLTKGGVTLPTVRCARGSTSLESFHLHMARFIPGTSASAVHYQAYLLEGLTRWNAARASAAHPAPSPISRTFTMARALAAARPTSSSPFRTFNMSLQEKVSKLSQDLMGLSLLPTDRPPAKYSGELFGVEYLYTQSGDVFQPNLDTEVEKGLDGVEDEGFQEGPEKIGGGPDLDSFCAPPPESSSDEESTNEGEEPEEALDSRGIAAPPPPPVPLTDVSLAAVEVEITAPPPLSRTTIWRHRKAGESSTGPPTTASGMSLSRTTIWRHRKAGKSSTGPPTTASGRKQYSCGQCGDGVSTGGHTQFRGQRYCPKTAGVSKEDWLASKREEWKLKQQAKT, from the exons ATGGCTAATACCCACAAAGGTCACTCTGATTCTTATTGGACGTTGAAGATGAAGGAATTTGCTGCTGGAAAACCTTTCGGGAGAGGAGAGAGGCCTAGGAAAGGCACAAAGTGGGATCTAGTATCCAAAGAGATCGAGAGGTGCCCCAAGCACAGAAATGCTAGCAACAAGGATGTGCTGGGGAGGCTCATCGAATGCACCTGTGGCTATCACAAGCCAAAGACTTCTACACCACCA GTCGCTAGCACGTCAGGTGGGCAGAAGAGACCTGCAAGTGTG atACCGGGCCAGATGACTTGGGAGGCTCCTGCGAAAAAGAGAAAGGGAACACAAGACCCAAGATTTGTTCCTAATTTCAAG GCAGCTTCTCATCGAACTGGTTCCTCACTCACCGCACTTCTACCTGCTGCTCCTACTACTACTCTCCCTCCTACACGGACGTCTGCTGCCCTCCCTCCTACACAGACGTCTGCTCCTCTCCCTCCTACATCTACGTTTGCCCCATCtctacccccacacacacacacaataattccccacacacacgcacacacactccctccTAGAGCGACTCTCCCCACAACGACGCCTGCTACTCTCCCTTCTACAACAACGTCTGCTCCCCCCCCTCCTACAACAAC AGCGACTCTCCCCACAACGACGTCTGCTACTCTCCCTCTCACAGCGACAACAGCAACATCAGCCACTCTCTCTCCCCCTCTCACTACACGT GAGCTCACGCCATCTCCTCGCAAGTCAAACTATTCAGACAGGCTGCCAAAGTACTGGAAAAATCATGTTTGTGAGGCAGATGCGGATTGGATTGGGAGACAGATGTTTGTGGCCAAGGGGAAGCTCACAGACAAGCTAAAGATCTGGTGGCACCCCCCGAGCCATGATCGCATTCCCTCTGCTCAGCCACATCCAGAGGATTACACCCTCAAAAGGCTGTGTCTGTGGGCGCCGAGGATGCTTTGGAAGGTCGATTTCAAGTGTCCTCAGTGTACTACAACACGATACAATCTGTGGTCCAAAGGTCTTTACCACAATATTCGAGTGGTTCTGGACTTCAAAGATAGGTACTACCTGGCAGCTGAATACTATGAGTGTAGAATCTGCAAAGGTACGTACGCAGCCTGGGACCACCGAATCCTCGATCAGCTTGACGAAGGCCTGAGGTCCCATTTTCCCGCTGTCTTGACTCGGCAGTATGGGTGTGACAAGTCTGTTATAACCCTCCTGCGTAGCCGGACGCTGGGAAACAGCCCATCAGCCCTCCGTAACAAAGTGTGGGAGGTGCATTCAGACCACTTTCTGGCACAACAGCTGCGATATTTAAGTGACTGCAAGCGGCATCGAGACGGCATAGGGCAACACACCACTCATTGCCAATACATCGAACCCCCTTCTTTGCCACCATTCCCATCTCGTGAGTGGTTCCTTGCCGTATATACCCGGGATGTTTGGAATAGGCTCCCTTTGCTCTTGGCAGCAGCAACTTCAACGTACGGCTCAATTTTAAAAATTGACTCCACGAAAAAAATTGCCAAAAAGCTGCAAGGAGCAGAGACCGACACGGCCAACTGGGCCACAAACGTTGGCAACGAGCGCGGGGAGGTGCTAGTGTCAATCCTCACTGACTCAGAGTCAAACGAAAGTTTGGCTCGGATGGCAAATGGACTGATGGGGAG GTACGAGCTGGCCCATATTTCAACCCCGAACGTGCTCTACACCAACAGAGACTGTTGCACCCAGAACGGACCTTCAAAGTACCAA GCTCTGTTTAGTCGGTGGAATGGCCTTGAAGTGCGCCTTGACTCCTGGCATTTTATGAGAAGACTGTCAGGCGGGTGCACCAGTAAGTCCCACCCACTGTATGGGACTTTTATGGCAAAATTGTCCACTGCCATTTTTGAATGGGACGAAACGGACTACCAGCGGTTGGTAGAGGCAAAACTGGGGGAAATGATGGTTGCTGGCCTGCGAAACCCCTCTGAGTCAGCGGCGAAGAAGGCCATCAAGGTCGCAGAACTGGCCAGGCACTGTAAGAGGAGGACTCGGGGAACGGCAGCCACCATCCACCTCATTGAATCGCTCCTCTTAACTCTGAAAGAGGCCACTGACAGCCTGGGAGTGCCACTGATAGGAGAGGGAATGCCAGAAATTTGGCAGGAACAGCGCCATCATGTGGCTTGTCTTCAGGACGTTAAAGATATACACCTGTATACTGTAACAG GGCATCTAACCAAGGGAGGGGTGACACTCCCTACAGTGAGGTGTGCCAGGGGCTCTACCTCACTTGAGAGCTTCCATTTGCACATGGCGAGGTTCATTCCAGGGACGTCTGCTAGTGCTGTGCACTATCAGGCGTATCTCCTGGAAGGCCTCACAAGGTGGAATGCTGCACGGGCTTCGGCAGCACACCCTGCACCCTCGCCAATTTCTCGAACATTTACTATGGCACGGGCTTTGGCAGCAGCACGCCCTACATCCTCATCCCCTTTTCGGACGTTTAATATGTCTCTTCAGGAAAAG GTGAGCAAGCTGAGCCAAGATCTGATGGGGCTCTCTCTCCTCCCTACTGATCGGCCACCAGCCAAATACAGTGGGGAGCTGTTTGGGGTCGAGTACCTCTACACCCAATCTGGGGATGTGTTCCAGCCTAACCTAGACACCGAAGTCGAGAAAGGACTCGATGGGGTGGAGGATGAAGGTTTTCAAGAGGGTCCTGAGAAGATTGGTGGCGGCCCAGACCTTGACTCCTTCTGTGCACCCCCCCCAGAAAGCTCTAGTGACGAG GAGTCTACTAATGAGGGAGAGGAGCCCGAGGAGGCTCTCGACTCAAGGGGTATTGCAG CTCCCCCTCCGCCACCTGTCCCTCTTACAGATGTCTCTCTTGCAGCAGTTGAGGTGGAGATTACTGCTCCTCCACCTCTGTCTAGAACCACCATATGGCGTCACCGTAAGGCTGGAGAATCCTCGACAGGGCCACCTACAACAGCCAGCGGTATGTCACTGTCTAGAACCACCATATGGCGTCACCGTAAGGCTGGAAAATCCTCGACAGGGCCACCTACAACAGCCAGCG GCCGAAAACAGTACTCGTGTGGGCAGTGTGGTGATGGTGTGTCCACTGGGGGGCACACGCAATTTCGCGGCCAGCGCTACTGCCCCAAAACAGCAGGGGTTTCAAAAGAGGACTGGTTAGCCTCTAAGCGAGAGGAGTGGAAACTCA AGCAACAAGCCAAGACATGA
- the LOC135339658 gene encoding uncharacterized protein LOC135339658 isoform X3: MANTHKGHSDSYWTLKMKEFAAGKPFGRGERPRKGTKWDLVSKEIERCPKHRNASNKDVLGRLIECTCGYHKPKTSTPPLQVASTSGGQKRPASVIPGQMTWEAPAKKRKGTQDPRFVPNFKAASHRTGSSLTALLPAAPTTTLPPTRTSAALPPTQTSAPLPPTSTFAPSLPPHTHTIIPHTHAHTLPPRATLPTTTPATLPSTTTSAPPPPTTTATLPTTTSATLPLTATTATSATLSPPLTTRELTPSPRKSNYSDRLPKYWKNHVCEADADWIGRQMFVAKGKLTDKLKIWWHPPSHDRIPSAQPHPEDYTLKRLCLWAPRMLWKVDFKCPQCTTTRYNLWSKGLYHNIRVVLDFKDRYYLAAEYYECRICKGTYAAWDHRILDQLDEGLRSHFPAVLTRQYGCDKSVITLLRSRTLGNSPSALRNKVWEVHSDHFLAQQLRYLSDCKRHRDGIGQHTTHCQYIEPPSLPPFPSREWFLAVYTRDVWNRLPLLLAAATSTYGSILKIDSTKKIAKKLQGAETDTANWATNVGNERGEVLVSILTDSESNESLARMANGLMGRYELAHISTPNVLYTNRDCCTQNGPSKYQALFSRWNGLEVRLDSWHFMRRLSGGCTSKSHPLYGTFMAKLSTAIFEWDETDYQRLVEAKLGEMMVAGLRNPSESAAKKAIKVAELARHCKRRTRGTAATIHLIESLLLTLKEATDSLGVPLIGEGMPEIWQEQRHHVACLQDVKDIHLYTVTGHLTKGGVTLPTVRCARGSTSLESFHLHMARFIPGTSASAVHYQAYLLEGLTRWNAARASAAHPAPSPISRTFTMARALAAARPTSSSPFRTFNMSLQEKVSKLSQDLMGLSLLPTDRPPAKYSGELFGVEYLYTQSGDVFQPNLDTEVEKGLDGVEDEGFQEGPEKIGGGPDLDSFCAPPPESSSDEESTNEGEEPEEALDSRGIADVSLAAVEVEITAPPPLSRTTIWRHRKAGESSTGPPTTASGMSLSRTTIWRHRKAGKSSTGPPTTASGRKQYSCGQCGDGVSTGGHTQFRGQRYCPKTAGVSKEDWLASKREEWKLKQQAKT, from the exons ATGGCTAATACCCACAAAGGTCACTCTGATTCTTATTGGACGTTGAAGATGAAGGAATTTGCTGCTGGAAAACCTTTCGGGAGAGGAGAGAGGCCTAGGAAAGGCACAAAGTGGGATCTAGTATCCAAAGAGATCGAGAGGTGCCCCAAGCACAGAAATGCTAGCAACAAGGATGTGCTGGGGAGGCTCATCGAATGCACCTGTGGCTATCACAAGCCAAAGACTTCTACACCACCA CTACAGGTCGCTAGCACGTCAGGTGGGCAGAAGAGACCTGCAAGTGTG atACCGGGCCAGATGACTTGGGAGGCTCCTGCGAAAAAGAGAAAGGGAACACAAGACCCAAGATTTGTTCCTAATTTCAAG GCAGCTTCTCATCGAACTGGTTCCTCACTCACCGCACTTCTACCTGCTGCTCCTACTACTACTCTCCCTCCTACACGGACGTCTGCTGCCCTCCCTCCTACACAGACGTCTGCTCCTCTCCCTCCTACATCTACGTTTGCCCCATCtctacccccacacacacacacaataattccccacacacacgcacacacactccctccTAGAGCGACTCTCCCCACAACGACGCCTGCTACTCTCCCTTCTACAACAACGTCTGCTCCCCCCCCTCCTACAACAAC AGCGACTCTCCCCACAACGACGTCTGCTACTCTCCCTCTCACAGCGACAACAGCAACATCAGCCACTCTCTCTCCCCCTCTCACTACACGT GAGCTCACGCCATCTCCTCGCAAGTCAAACTATTCAGACAGGCTGCCAAAGTACTGGAAAAATCATGTTTGTGAGGCAGATGCGGATTGGATTGGGAGACAGATGTTTGTGGCCAAGGGGAAGCTCACAGACAAGCTAAAGATCTGGTGGCACCCCCCGAGCCATGATCGCATTCCCTCTGCTCAGCCACATCCAGAGGATTACACCCTCAAAAGGCTGTGTCTGTGGGCGCCGAGGATGCTTTGGAAGGTCGATTTCAAGTGTCCTCAGTGTACTACAACACGATACAATCTGTGGTCCAAAGGTCTTTACCACAATATTCGAGTGGTTCTGGACTTCAAAGATAGGTACTACCTGGCAGCTGAATACTATGAGTGTAGAATCTGCAAAGGTACGTACGCAGCCTGGGACCACCGAATCCTCGATCAGCTTGACGAAGGCCTGAGGTCCCATTTTCCCGCTGTCTTGACTCGGCAGTATGGGTGTGACAAGTCTGTTATAACCCTCCTGCGTAGCCGGACGCTGGGAAACAGCCCATCAGCCCTCCGTAACAAAGTGTGGGAGGTGCATTCAGACCACTTTCTGGCACAACAGCTGCGATATTTAAGTGACTGCAAGCGGCATCGAGACGGCATAGGGCAACACACCACTCATTGCCAATACATCGAACCCCCTTCTTTGCCACCATTCCCATCTCGTGAGTGGTTCCTTGCCGTATATACCCGGGATGTTTGGAATAGGCTCCCTTTGCTCTTGGCAGCAGCAACTTCAACGTACGGCTCAATTTTAAAAATTGACTCCACGAAAAAAATTGCCAAAAAGCTGCAAGGAGCAGAGACCGACACGGCCAACTGGGCCACAAACGTTGGCAACGAGCGCGGGGAGGTGCTAGTGTCAATCCTCACTGACTCAGAGTCAAACGAAAGTTTGGCTCGGATGGCAAATGGACTGATGGGGAG GTACGAGCTGGCCCATATTTCAACCCCGAACGTGCTCTACACCAACAGAGACTGTTGCACCCAGAACGGACCTTCAAAGTACCAA GCTCTGTTTAGTCGGTGGAATGGCCTTGAAGTGCGCCTTGACTCCTGGCATTTTATGAGAAGACTGTCAGGCGGGTGCACCAGTAAGTCCCACCCACTGTATGGGACTTTTATGGCAAAATTGTCCACTGCCATTTTTGAATGGGACGAAACGGACTACCAGCGGTTGGTAGAGGCAAAACTGGGGGAAATGATGGTTGCTGGCCTGCGAAACCCCTCTGAGTCAGCGGCGAAGAAGGCCATCAAGGTCGCAGAACTGGCCAGGCACTGTAAGAGGAGGACTCGGGGAACGGCAGCCACCATCCACCTCATTGAATCGCTCCTCTTAACTCTGAAAGAGGCCACTGACAGCCTGGGAGTGCCACTGATAGGAGAGGGAATGCCAGAAATTTGGCAGGAACAGCGCCATCATGTGGCTTGTCTTCAGGACGTTAAAGATATACACCTGTATACTGTAACAG GGCATCTAACCAAGGGAGGGGTGACACTCCCTACAGTGAGGTGTGCCAGGGGCTCTACCTCACTTGAGAGCTTCCATTTGCACATGGCGAGGTTCATTCCAGGGACGTCTGCTAGTGCTGTGCACTATCAGGCGTATCTCCTGGAAGGCCTCACAAGGTGGAATGCTGCACGGGCTTCGGCAGCACACCCTGCACCCTCGCCAATTTCTCGAACATTTACTATGGCACGGGCTTTGGCAGCAGCACGCCCTACATCCTCATCCCCTTTTCGGACGTTTAATATGTCTCTTCAGGAAAAG GTGAGCAAGCTGAGCCAAGATCTGATGGGGCTCTCTCTCCTCCCTACTGATCGGCCACCAGCCAAATACAGTGGGGAGCTGTTTGGGGTCGAGTACCTCTACACCCAATCTGGGGATGTGTTCCAGCCTAACCTAGACACCGAAGTCGAGAAAGGACTCGATGGGGTGGAGGATGAAGGTTTTCAAGAGGGTCCTGAGAAGATTGGTGGCGGCCCAGACCTTGACTCCTTCTGTGCACCCCCCCCAGAAAGCTCTAGTGACGAG GAGTCTACTAATGAGGGAGAGGAGCCCGAGGAGGCTCTCGACTCAAGGGGTATTGCAG ATGTCTCTCTTGCAGCAGTTGAGGTGGAGATTACTGCTCCTCCACCTCTGTCTAGAACCACCATATGGCGTCACCGTAAGGCTGGAGAATCCTCGACAGGGCCACCTACAACAGCCAGCGGTATGTCACTGTCTAGAACCACCATATGGCGTCACCGTAAGGCTGGAAAATCCTCGACAGGGCCACCTACAACAGCCAGCG GCCGAAAACAGTACTCGTGTGGGCAGTGTGGTGATGGTGTGTCCACTGGGGGGCACACGCAATTTCGCGGCCAGCGCTACTGCCCCAAAACAGCAGGGGTTTCAAAAGAGGACTGGTTAGCCTCTAAGCGAGAGGAGTGGAAACTCA AGCAACAAGCCAAGACATGA
- the LOC135339658 gene encoding uncharacterized protein LOC135339658 isoform X1 → MANTHKGHSDSYWTLKMKEFAAGKPFGRGERPRKGTKWDLVSKEIERCPKHRNASNKDVLGRLIECTCGYHKPKTSTPPLQVASTSGGQKRPASVIPGQMTWEAPAKKRKGTQDPRFVPNFKAASHRTGSSLTALLPAAPTTTLPPTRTSAALPPTQTSAPLPPTSTFAPSLPPHTHTIIPHTHAHTLPPRATLPTTTPATLPSTTTSAPPPPTTTATLPTTTSATLPLTATTATSATLSPPLTTRELTPSPRKSNYSDRLPKYWKNHVCEADADWIGRQMFVAKGKLTDKLKIWWHPPSHDRIPSAQPHPEDYTLKRLCLWAPRMLWKVDFKCPQCTTTRYNLWSKGLYHNIRVVLDFKDRYYLAAEYYECRICKGTYAAWDHRILDQLDEGLRSHFPAVLTRQYGCDKSVITLLRSRTLGNSPSALRNKVWEVHSDHFLAQQLRYLSDCKRHRDGIGQHTTHCQYIEPPSLPPFPSREWFLAVYTRDVWNRLPLLLAAATSTYGSILKIDSTKKIAKKLQGAETDTANWATNVGNERGEVLVSILTDSESNESLARMANGLMGRYELAHISTPNVLYTNRDCCTQNGPSKYQALFSRWNGLEVRLDSWHFMRRLSGGCTSKSHPLYGTFMAKLSTAIFEWDETDYQRLVEAKLGEMMVAGLRNPSESAAKKAIKVAELARHCKRRTRGTAATIHLIESLLLTLKEATDSLGVPLIGEGMPEIWQEQRHHVACLQDVKDIHLYTVTGHLTKGGVTLPTVRCARGSTSLESFHLHMARFIPGTSASAVHYQAYLLEGLTRWNAARASAAHPAPSPISRTFTMARALAAARPTSSSPFRTFNMSLQEKVSKLSQDLMGLSLLPTDRPPAKYSGELFGVEYLYTQSGDVFQPNLDTEVEKGLDGVEDEGFQEGPEKIGGGPDLDSFCAPPPESSSDEESTNEGEEPEEALDSRGIAAPPPPPVPLTDVSLAAVEVEITAPPPLSRTTIWRHRKAGESSTGPPTTASGMSLSRTTIWRHRKAGKSSTGPPTTASGRKQYSCGQCGDGVSTGGHTQFRGQRYCPKTAGVSKEDWLASKREEWKLKQQAKT, encoded by the exons ATGGCTAATACCCACAAAGGTCACTCTGATTCTTATTGGACGTTGAAGATGAAGGAATTTGCTGCTGGAAAACCTTTCGGGAGAGGAGAGAGGCCTAGGAAAGGCACAAAGTGGGATCTAGTATCCAAAGAGATCGAGAGGTGCCCCAAGCACAGAAATGCTAGCAACAAGGATGTGCTGGGGAGGCTCATCGAATGCACCTGTGGCTATCACAAGCCAAAGACTTCTACACCACCA CTACAGGTCGCTAGCACGTCAGGTGGGCAGAAGAGACCTGCAAGTGTG atACCGGGCCAGATGACTTGGGAGGCTCCTGCGAAAAAGAGAAAGGGAACACAAGACCCAAGATTTGTTCCTAATTTCAAG GCAGCTTCTCATCGAACTGGTTCCTCACTCACCGCACTTCTACCTGCTGCTCCTACTACTACTCTCCCTCCTACACGGACGTCTGCTGCCCTCCCTCCTACACAGACGTCTGCTCCTCTCCCTCCTACATCTACGTTTGCCCCATCtctacccccacacacacacacaataattccccacacacacgcacacacactccctccTAGAGCGACTCTCCCCACAACGACGCCTGCTACTCTCCCTTCTACAACAACGTCTGCTCCCCCCCCTCCTACAACAAC AGCGACTCTCCCCACAACGACGTCTGCTACTCTCCCTCTCACAGCGACAACAGCAACATCAGCCACTCTCTCTCCCCCTCTCACTACACGT GAGCTCACGCCATCTCCTCGCAAGTCAAACTATTCAGACAGGCTGCCAAAGTACTGGAAAAATCATGTTTGTGAGGCAGATGCGGATTGGATTGGGAGACAGATGTTTGTGGCCAAGGGGAAGCTCACAGACAAGCTAAAGATCTGGTGGCACCCCCCGAGCCATGATCGCATTCCCTCTGCTCAGCCACATCCAGAGGATTACACCCTCAAAAGGCTGTGTCTGTGGGCGCCGAGGATGCTTTGGAAGGTCGATTTCAAGTGTCCTCAGTGTACTACAACACGATACAATCTGTGGTCCAAAGGTCTTTACCACAATATTCGAGTGGTTCTGGACTTCAAAGATAGGTACTACCTGGCAGCTGAATACTATGAGTGTAGAATCTGCAAAGGTACGTACGCAGCCTGGGACCACCGAATCCTCGATCAGCTTGACGAAGGCCTGAGGTCCCATTTTCCCGCTGTCTTGACTCGGCAGTATGGGTGTGACAAGTCTGTTATAACCCTCCTGCGTAGCCGGACGCTGGGAAACAGCCCATCAGCCCTCCGTAACAAAGTGTGGGAGGTGCATTCAGACCACTTTCTGGCACAACAGCTGCGATATTTAAGTGACTGCAAGCGGCATCGAGACGGCATAGGGCAACACACCACTCATTGCCAATACATCGAACCCCCTTCTTTGCCACCATTCCCATCTCGTGAGTGGTTCCTTGCCGTATATACCCGGGATGTTTGGAATAGGCTCCCTTTGCTCTTGGCAGCAGCAACTTCAACGTACGGCTCAATTTTAAAAATTGACTCCACGAAAAAAATTGCCAAAAAGCTGCAAGGAGCAGAGACCGACACGGCCAACTGGGCCACAAACGTTGGCAACGAGCGCGGGGAGGTGCTAGTGTCAATCCTCACTGACTCAGAGTCAAACGAAAGTTTGGCTCGGATGGCAAATGGACTGATGGGGAG GTACGAGCTGGCCCATATTTCAACCCCGAACGTGCTCTACACCAACAGAGACTGTTGCACCCAGAACGGACCTTCAAAGTACCAA GCTCTGTTTAGTCGGTGGAATGGCCTTGAAGTGCGCCTTGACTCCTGGCATTTTATGAGAAGACTGTCAGGCGGGTGCACCAGTAAGTCCCACCCACTGTATGGGACTTTTATGGCAAAATTGTCCACTGCCATTTTTGAATGGGACGAAACGGACTACCAGCGGTTGGTAGAGGCAAAACTGGGGGAAATGATGGTTGCTGGCCTGCGAAACCCCTCTGAGTCAGCGGCGAAGAAGGCCATCAAGGTCGCAGAACTGGCCAGGCACTGTAAGAGGAGGACTCGGGGAACGGCAGCCACCATCCACCTCATTGAATCGCTCCTCTTAACTCTGAAAGAGGCCACTGACAGCCTGGGAGTGCCACTGATAGGAGAGGGAATGCCAGAAATTTGGCAGGAACAGCGCCATCATGTGGCTTGTCTTCAGGACGTTAAAGATATACACCTGTATACTGTAACAG GGCATCTAACCAAGGGAGGGGTGACACTCCCTACAGTGAGGTGTGCCAGGGGCTCTACCTCACTTGAGAGCTTCCATTTGCACATGGCGAGGTTCATTCCAGGGACGTCTGCTAGTGCTGTGCACTATCAGGCGTATCTCCTGGAAGGCCTCACAAGGTGGAATGCTGCACGGGCTTCGGCAGCACACCCTGCACCCTCGCCAATTTCTCGAACATTTACTATGGCACGGGCTTTGGCAGCAGCACGCCCTACATCCTCATCCCCTTTTCGGACGTTTAATATGTCTCTTCAGGAAAAG GTGAGCAAGCTGAGCCAAGATCTGATGGGGCTCTCTCTCCTCCCTACTGATCGGCCACCAGCCAAATACAGTGGGGAGCTGTTTGGGGTCGAGTACCTCTACACCCAATCTGGGGATGTGTTCCAGCCTAACCTAGACACCGAAGTCGAGAAAGGACTCGATGGGGTGGAGGATGAAGGTTTTCAAGAGGGTCCTGAGAAGATTGGTGGCGGCCCAGACCTTGACTCCTTCTGTGCACCCCCCCCAGAAAGCTCTAGTGACGAG GAGTCTACTAATGAGGGAGAGGAGCCCGAGGAGGCTCTCGACTCAAGGGGTATTGCAG CTCCCCCTCCGCCACCTGTCCCTCTTACAGATGTCTCTCTTGCAGCAGTTGAGGTGGAGATTACTGCTCCTCCACCTCTGTCTAGAACCACCATATGGCGTCACCGTAAGGCTGGAGAATCCTCGACAGGGCCACCTACAACAGCCAGCGGTATGTCACTGTCTAGAACCACCATATGGCGTCACCGTAAGGCTGGAAAATCCTCGACAGGGCCACCTACAACAGCCAGCG GCCGAAAACAGTACTCGTGTGGGCAGTGTGGTGATGGTGTGTCCACTGGGGGGCACACGCAATTTCGCGGCCAGCGCTACTGCCCCAAAACAGCAGGGGTTTCAAAAGAGGACTGGTTAGCCTCTAAGCGAGAGGAGTGGAAACTCA AGCAACAAGCCAAGACATGA